In the genome of Bombus affinis isolate iyBomAffi1 chromosome 7, iyBomAffi1.2, whole genome shotgun sequence, one region contains:
- the LOC126919048 gene encoding uncharacterized protein LOC126919048 isoform X1, whose amino-acid sequence MLAFVPIRPAKTSGSPSPWSSNGPRAPPEQTKPSIERGGSKMRITYVLFGLALLVVYVYSSPIVKREAESEDLNPLNEIYIVEADDDQAADGDRTDRDKRKVGVIKLGVSNGIINFVFGKLDSFIDAKTKALGTLDEANKVKNAAYGIDNKHSATSKFISDLVASKLKAASGSIGPVLNSAQTFVSSFKHGVTNSAVSKLQPLVAIAGGLSQSSKSSSDSHGGDEGKGDSSNALALIANLLSKKIGSFSQLSQNKNDGQFGHSEESTNYGSYGHVSDGKSISVTTEDIPTFDRMRVSLDVPPSVFGSGFTLLTNVSKVLSKMIMNSARRTQSTVELLKPVLNNILFSGEKTNVHTH is encoded by the exons ATGCTCGCCTTCGTTCCCATTCGGCCTGCTAAGACATCGGGATCTCCTTCACCGTGGTCCTCAAACGGGCCTCGCGCTCCGCCAG AACAAACGAAGCCGAGTATCGAAAGAGGAGGAAGCAAAATGAGGATAACTTACGTGCTCTTTGGCCTCGCGTTGCTCGTTGTCTACGTGTACTCGAGCCCTATCGTCAAAAGGGAAGcggaatccgaggatctcaatCCATTGAACGAG ATATACATCGTGGAGGCCGACGATGATCAGGCGGCGGATGGAGACAGGACCGACAGGGATAAGAGGAAAGTCGGCGTCATCAAGCTGGGCGTGTCTAATGGGATAATCAATTTCGTTTTCGGC AAGCTGGATTCCTTCATCGATGCGAAAACTAAAGCGCTGGGTACGTTGGATGAAGCAAATAAAGTAAAGAACGCTGCGTATGGCATTGATAACAAGCATTCGGCTACCAGCAAGTTCATCAGTGATCTGGTCGCTTCGAAACTGAAAGCAGCGAGCGGAAGCATCGGACCGGTACTAAACAGCGCGCAAACTTTCGTCTCTAGCTTCAAGCACGGAGTGACTAATTCTGCCGTTTCGAAATTGCAACCGCTTGTTGCCATCGCCGGTGGCTTGTCCCAGTCGTCCAAGTCGTCGTCCGATTCGCACGGCGGAG ACGAAGGAAAGGGAGACTCGTCAAACGCGCTCGCGCTTATTGCGAACCTTTTGAGTAAGAAGATCGGCAGCTTCAGTCAGTTGAGTCAGAACAAAAACGACGGACAATTCGGTCATAGCGAGGAAAGCACCAACTACGGATCGTACGGACATGTTAGCGACGGG AAATCGATCTCGGTCACCACAGAAGATATCCCTACTTTCGATAGGATGAGGGTGTCCTTGGACGTACCACCATCTGTATTCGGTTCTGGTTTCACCTTACTTACCAATGTCAGCAAAGTCCTGAGCAAGATGATAATG AATTCAGCACGTCGAACACAATCAACCGTAGAACTGCTTAAACCAGTATTAAATAATATCCTTTTCTCTGGTGAAAAGACGAATGTGCATACTCACTAG
- the LOC126919048 gene encoding uncharacterized protein LOC126919048 isoform X3 translates to MLAFVPIRPAKTSGSPSPWSSNGPRAPPEQTKPSIERGGSKMRITYVLFGLALLVVYVYSSPIVKREAESEDLNPLNEIYIVEADDDQAADGDRTDRDKRKVGVIKLGVSNGIINFVFGKLDSFIDAKTKALGTLDEANKVKNAAYGIDNKHSATSKFISDLVASKLKAASGSIGPVLNSAQTFVSSFKHGVTNSAVSKLQPLVAIAGGLSQSSKSSSDSHGGDEGKGDSSNALALIANLLSKKIGSFSQLSQNKNDGQFGHSEESTNYGSYGHVSDGYEYGPPQGAYYTA, encoded by the exons ATGCTCGCCTTCGTTCCCATTCGGCCTGCTAAGACATCGGGATCTCCTTCACCGTGGTCCTCAAACGGGCCTCGCGCTCCGCCAG AACAAACGAAGCCGAGTATCGAAAGAGGAGGAAGCAAAATGAGGATAACTTACGTGCTCTTTGGCCTCGCGTTGCTCGTTGTCTACGTGTACTCGAGCCCTATCGTCAAAAGGGAAGcggaatccgaggatctcaatCCATTGAACGAG ATATACATCGTGGAGGCCGACGATGATCAGGCGGCGGATGGAGACAGGACCGACAGGGATAAGAGGAAAGTCGGCGTCATCAAGCTGGGCGTGTCTAATGGGATAATCAATTTCGTTTTCGGC AAGCTGGATTCCTTCATCGATGCGAAAACTAAAGCGCTGGGTACGTTGGATGAAGCAAATAAAGTAAAGAACGCTGCGTATGGCATTGATAACAAGCATTCGGCTACCAGCAAGTTCATCAGTGATCTGGTCGCTTCGAAACTGAAAGCAGCGAGCGGAAGCATCGGACCGGTACTAAACAGCGCGCAAACTTTCGTCTCTAGCTTCAAGCACGGAGTGACTAATTCTGCCGTTTCGAAATTGCAACCGCTTGTTGCCATCGCCGGTGGCTTGTCCCAGTCGTCCAAGTCGTCGTCCGATTCGCACGGCGGAG ACGAAGGAAAGGGAGACTCGTCAAACGCGCTCGCGCTTATTGCGAACCTTTTGAGTAAGAAGATCGGCAGCTTCAGTCAGTTGAGTCAGAACAAAAACGACGGACAATTCGGTCATAGCGAGGAAAGCACCAACTACGGATCGTACGGACATGTTAGCGACGGG TACGAATACGGTCCACCGCAAGGGGCGTATTATACGGCTTAA
- the LOC126919048 gene encoding uncharacterized protein LOC126919048 isoform X2, which translates to MRITYVLFGLALLVVYVYSSPIVKREAESEDLNPLNEIYIVEADDDQAADGDRTDRDKRKVGVIKLGVSNGIINFVFGKLDSFIDAKTKALGTLDEANKVKNAAYGIDNKHSATSKFISDLVASKLKAASGSIGPVLNSAQTFVSSFKHGVTNSAVSKLQPLVAIAGGLSQSSKSSSDSHGGDEGKGDSSNALALIANLLSKKIGSFSQLSQNKNDGQFGHSEESTNYGSYGHVSDGKSISVTTEDIPTFDRMRVSLDVPPSVFGSGFTLLTNVSKVLSKMIMNSARRTQSTVELLKPVLNNILFSGEKTNVHTH; encoded by the exons ATGAGGATAACTTACGTGCTCTTTGGCCTCGCGTTGCTCGTTGTCTACGTGTACTCGAGCCCTATCGTCAAAAGGGAAGcggaatccgaggatctcaatCCATTGAACGAG ATATACATCGTGGAGGCCGACGATGATCAGGCGGCGGATGGAGACAGGACCGACAGGGATAAGAGGAAAGTCGGCGTCATCAAGCTGGGCGTGTCTAATGGGATAATCAATTTCGTTTTCGGC AAGCTGGATTCCTTCATCGATGCGAAAACTAAAGCGCTGGGTACGTTGGATGAAGCAAATAAAGTAAAGAACGCTGCGTATGGCATTGATAACAAGCATTCGGCTACCAGCAAGTTCATCAGTGATCTGGTCGCTTCGAAACTGAAAGCAGCGAGCGGAAGCATCGGACCGGTACTAAACAGCGCGCAAACTTTCGTCTCTAGCTTCAAGCACGGAGTGACTAATTCTGCCGTTTCGAAATTGCAACCGCTTGTTGCCATCGCCGGTGGCTTGTCCCAGTCGTCCAAGTCGTCGTCCGATTCGCACGGCGGAG ACGAAGGAAAGGGAGACTCGTCAAACGCGCTCGCGCTTATTGCGAACCTTTTGAGTAAGAAGATCGGCAGCTTCAGTCAGTTGAGTCAGAACAAAAACGACGGACAATTCGGTCATAGCGAGGAAAGCACCAACTACGGATCGTACGGACATGTTAGCGACGGG AAATCGATCTCGGTCACCACAGAAGATATCCCTACTTTCGATAGGATGAGGGTGTCCTTGGACGTACCACCATCTGTATTCGGTTCTGGTTTCACCTTACTTACCAATGTCAGCAAAGTCCTGAGCAAGATGATAATG AATTCAGCACGTCGAACACAATCAACCGTAGAACTGCTTAAACCAGTATTAAATAATATCCTTTTCTCTGGTGAAAAGACGAATGTGCATACTCACTAG
- the LOC126918318 gene encoding uncharacterized protein LOC126918318 isoform X1 yields the protein MIRTNKKYLSVKRLFHWRGTTKNDVCCITFEIRWSIDFETVEISLLVNSLHASTRGCVEMEHKGKYLTKESRKAKFRSSLDSHARSGTKMQASSMNLLAAGLSLFCFVHPLHGDPQGFYSTNYESYNPAFHISDPVHRVAQFPERYDPPSTRKSSLRVAQYRETSEATPEEDQFEKPLFLLSYSRGMTETEQPAVYNRYSDFGSGDREEKAKEDRTNVEDEDKKSDLDEEAIIEKMRILDRLLSEDSGEKDFDTNVIGDKIISEESKRVVREVKKKKPGLFWSLAKIMFEAISDTTSAIKEIATIINNSIAPDSATASSMMKGSLKDADSSNMTNVNGTETTTSIPTTTPFVLTRQTLQSLIRRNVLGLVKLFNIEWKDALNQSETNVKEFQRDLGNQIGSFFRDRRDT from the exons ATGATAAGAACAAACAAGAAATACCTATCGGTTAAACGGCTTTTTCATTGGCGCGGAACAACAAAGAACGATGTCTGTTGCATCACATTCGAAATTCGTTGGTCAATTGATTTCGAAACTGTCGAAATATCGCTGCTAGTGAATTCCCTGCACGCGTCAACTCGAGGTTGCGTCGAAATGGAGCACAAGGGGAAGTATCTAACCAAGGAGTCACGAAAAGCCAAATTCCGATCGTCGTTGGACAGTCACGCCCGATCTGGCACAAAG ATGCAGGCGTCGTCGATGAATTTATTGGCAGCCGGCTTATCGCTATTTTGCTTCGTGCATCCCCTCCATGGCGACCCTCAAGGATTCTATTCGACGAATTATGAGTCCTACAATCCTGCATTTCACATATCAGACCCGGTGCACCGTGTTGCACAATTTCCTGAACGATACGATCCTCCGAGCACTCGGAAATCTTCACTACGCGTGGCACAGTATAGAGAAACATCCGAGGCCACTCCAGAAGAAGATCAGTTTGAAAAACCTTTGTTTCTGCTGAGTTACTCTAGAGGAATGACAGAAACGGAGCAGCCAGCAGTATATAACAGGTATAGTGATTTTGGGTCGGGCGATCGTGAAGAGAAAGCGAAAGAAGATAGAACAAACGTTGAAGACGAAGATAAAAAGAGTGACTTGGACGAGGAGGCAATTATAGAAAAGATGAGGATTCTAGATCGACTGTTGTCTGAGGATTCAGGTGAAAAAGATTTTGATACGAATGTAATTGGAGACAAGATCATCTCGGAAGAATCGAAGAGGGTTGTCAGAGaagtgaagaagaagaagccgGGATTGTTTTGGTCCTTGGCAAAAATCATGTTCGAG GCAATCAGCGACACGACATCAGCGATCAAGGAGATCGCCACCATCATCAATAACAGCATCGCTCCGGATTCGGCCACTGCTAGTAGCATGATGAAAGGATCCCTAAAGGATGCAGATTCATCGAACATGACCAACGTCAACGGAACAGAAACAACGACATCAATACCCACGACCACGCCCTTTGTCTTAACTAGACAAACGCTACAGAGTTTAATCAGGCGAAACGTCTTGGGGCTCGTTAAACTTTTTAATATCGAATGGAAAGACGCATTAAAC CAATCGGAAACAAATGTGAAAGAGTTCCAGAGGGATCTAGGAAACCAAATAGGCAGTTTCTTTCGTGACAGAAGGGACACTTAA
- the LOC126918318 gene encoding uncharacterized protein LOC126918318 isoform X2 has translation MQASSMNLLAAGLSLFCFVHPLHGDPQGFYSTNYESYNPAFHISDPVHRVAQFPERYDPPSTRKSSLRVAQYRETSEATPEEDQFEKPLFLLSYSRGMTETEQPAVYNRYSDFGSGDREEKAKEDRTNVEDEDKKSDLDEEAIIEKMRILDRLLSEDSGEKDFDTNVIGDKIISEESKRVVREVKKKKPGLFWSLAKIMFEAISDTTSAIKEIATIINNSIAPDSATASSMMKGSLKDADSSNMTNVNGTETTTSIPTTTPFVLTRQTLQSLIRRNVLGLVKLFNIEWKDALNQSETNVKEFQRDLGNQIGSFFRDRRDT, from the exons ATGCAGGCGTCGTCGATGAATTTATTGGCAGCCGGCTTATCGCTATTTTGCTTCGTGCATCCCCTCCATGGCGACCCTCAAGGATTCTATTCGACGAATTATGAGTCCTACAATCCTGCATTTCACATATCAGACCCGGTGCACCGTGTTGCACAATTTCCTGAACGATACGATCCTCCGAGCACTCGGAAATCTTCACTACGCGTGGCACAGTATAGAGAAACATCCGAGGCCACTCCAGAAGAAGATCAGTTTGAAAAACCTTTGTTTCTGCTGAGTTACTCTAGAGGAATGACAGAAACGGAGCAGCCAGCAGTATATAACAGGTATAGTGATTTTGGGTCGGGCGATCGTGAAGAGAAAGCGAAAGAAGATAGAACAAACGTTGAAGACGAAGATAAAAAGAGTGACTTGGACGAGGAGGCAATTATAGAAAAGATGAGGATTCTAGATCGACTGTTGTCTGAGGATTCAGGTGAAAAAGATTTTGATACGAATGTAATTGGAGACAAGATCATCTCGGAAGAATCGAAGAGGGTTGTCAGAGaagtgaagaagaagaagccgGGATTGTTTTGGTCCTTGGCAAAAATCATGTTCGAG GCAATCAGCGACACGACATCAGCGATCAAGGAGATCGCCACCATCATCAATAACAGCATCGCTCCGGATTCGGCCACTGCTAGTAGCATGATGAAAGGATCCCTAAAGGATGCAGATTCATCGAACATGACCAACGTCAACGGAACAGAAACAACGACATCAATACCCACGACCACGCCCTTTGTCTTAACTAGACAAACGCTACAGAGTTTAATCAGGCGAAACGTCTTGGGGCTCGTTAAACTTTTTAATATCGAATGGAAAGACGCATTAAAC CAATCGGAAACAAATGTGAAAGAGTTCCAGAGGGATCTAGGAAACCAAATAGGCAGTTTCTTTCGTGACAGAAGGGACACTTAA
- the LOC126918320 gene encoding uncharacterized protein LOC126918320, protein MLGIICVFNAILYVTASETVILQRMKRQNDPSESGHVIDSIFNIPITAIKETGAAVQTFSPENSKAIDSILKIPVSTLEAVGALVKQTSGQRLQNAEELQRIRQERRERILAQRERQRFQREQLQQQRFKQQQMKRNVKNNNKNLFGLDAFSFLVSNHGILGSIQGPFGGHSGNGGGHGGHGGHGGHGGHGNQGIHGGQGSTGGYEVHENVEEDTNYSWHGITAGFGTISGSRPTSTHISIQNKVAPKDKRPNKYYDDFRIQNKIAPNKESGLDYEDDPPLQNKIAPKSSRISFQS, encoded by the exons ATGCTTGGGATAATCTGCGTTTTCAACGCTATCTTGTATGTGACAGCTTCGGAGACA GTGATCCTTCAACGAATGAAACGTCAAAATGATCCGAGTGAAAGTGGTCATGTGATAGACAGTATTTTTAAC ATCCCAATTACGGCGATCAAAGAAACAGGAGCCGCGGTGCAAACTTTTAGCCCAGAAAATTCTAAGGCCATCGATAGTATCTTAAAG ATCCCTGTTTCGACCTTAGAAGCTGTTGGGGCTCTAGTAAAACAAACGTCTGGACAGAGACTCCAGAATGCCGAAGAGTTGCAACGAATACGCcaagaaagaagagagagaataTTAGCTCAAAGGGAACGACAAAGGTTCCAAAGAGAGCAACTTCAGCAACAACGTTTCAAACAGCAACAAATGAAGAGAAACGTTAAGAACAATAACAAAAATCTCTTTGGTTTAGACGCCTTCTCCTTCCTGGTTAGTAATCATGGTATCTTAGGTAGTATTCAAGGTCCGTTTGGCGGGCACAGTGGAAATGGTGGTGGACATGGTGGTCATGGTGGTCATGGTGGTCATGGTGGTCATGGAAATCAAG GTATCCATGGAGGACAGGGAAGTACAGGTGGTTACGAAGTCCACGAAAACGTAGAAGAAGATACAAATTATTCCTGGCATGGGATCACCGCTGGGTTTGGTACGATTTCTGGCTCTCGACCAACTAGCACGCATATTTCCATACAAAATAAAGTCGCCCCTAAAGATAAAAGACCAAACAAGTATTACGACGATTTTCGAATACAGAACAAAATTGCTCCGAATAAAGAAAGTGGACTCGACTATGAAGATGATCCTCCACTGCAGAACAAGATTGCGCCCAAAAGCAGCAGAATATCGTTTCAATCATAG